The following coding sequences lie in one Palaemon carinicauda isolate YSFRI2023 chromosome 7, ASM3689809v2, whole genome shotgun sequence genomic window:
- the LOC137644320 gene encoding uncharacterized protein, with protein MSSTIKIERGKDILVDALQYMYHKNGSNSDKSIIYWECAKRKQNSCKARVHTKSKSENYELIKTTDEHNHEASKSTVDAKSAVAKLKDDVASSNSATRSLVASCFSTLDTCSRAEVQNVQHLSRNVRRWRQQTISSPAIPRERIGFCIPTNFQNLSSGEKFLQYDSGAEDHNRILIFATEVGLDHLRRYRNWAVDGTFKVSPGIFYQLFTIHVQVDNCSFPRIFGLLPNKTQETYERFYNKIHDILQETPTTIMSDFEKGSFNRIKGIFPDAIVSGCFFHFCQANYRKIVELGFKVRYHNDNEFCLKIRCFSSLAFLPIEDVPTGFEELSEDEDIPEEFLAYFEVTYIGVMRGRGGNRRRANPLFPISIWNMHVRTQMCMPRTNNSLEGFHSALSNNAEQHPHIWKLIDRLMKEEVLSQTKVIQMERGDERPTNTKYKKINKRLEQIVSRYNPDDKITFLRSIGYNVHIF; from the coding sequence ATGAGTTCTACCATCAAAATTGAGCGTGGCAAAGATATTCTCGTTGATGCTCTACAGTATATGTACCATAAAAATGGATCTAATAGCGATAAGTCCATAATCTACTGGGAATGtgcaaagagaaaacaaaactcgtgtaaagcTAGAGTGCACACAAAATCAAAATCAGAAAACTACGAGTTGATAAAAACTACCGACGAACATAATCATGAAGCATCTAAAAGTACTGTTGATGCTAAGAGTGCTGTTGCAAAGTTAAAAGATGATGTTGCATCGAGTAATTCCGCCACAAGATCATTAGTTGCAAGCTGCTTTTCGACATTGGATACTTGCTCACGGGCTGAAGTGCAAAACGTCCAGCATTTAAGTAGAAATGTTCGTCGATGGAGACAACAAACTATAAGTTCTCCAGCAATCCCTAGGGAAAGGATCGGTTTTTGCATTCCAACAAATTTTCAAAATCTTTCATCTGGAGAAAAGTTTTTGCAGTATGATTCGGGAGCTGAAGACCATAATCGTATTCTGATATTTGCTACTGAAGTTGGGTTGGATCATTTAAGGAGGTATAGAAACTGGGCAGTTGATGGAACCTTCAAGGTGTCACCGGGAATCTTTTATCAACTTTTCACCATCCATGTCCAAGTAGATAATTGTAGTTTTCCTCGAATATTTGGCCTTCTTCCAAACAAGACTCAGGAAACATATGAAAGGTTTTACAACAAAATCCATGACATCCTTCAGGAAACTCCTACAACTATAATGAGTGATTTTGAAAAAGGGTCTTTTAACAGAATTAAAGGTATTTTTCCTGACGCTATTGTGAGTGGATGTTTCTTCCATTTCTGCCAAGCGAATTACAGGAAAATTGTTGAGTTAGGGTTTAAGGTTCGATACCATAATGATAACGAATTTTGTCTCAAGATACGATGTttctcttctcttgcctttttaccAATAGAAGACGTTCCAACAGGTTTTGAGGAACTTTCCGAGGACGAAGATATCCCTGAAGAATTTCTCGCTTATTTTGAAGTTACTTACATAGGAGTGATGAGAGGAAGAGGCGGAAACCGTAGAAGAGCCAATCCATTATTTCCCATTTCGATTTGGAACATGCACGTAAGAACTCAAATGTGTATGCCACGAACGAACAACAGTCTCGAAGGATTCCACAGTGCTTTATCAAATAATGCTGAACAACACCCTCATATTTGGAAACTTATAGATCGTCTCATGAAAGAGGAAGTTTTGTCGCAAACAAAAGTGATTCAAatggaaagaggagatgagagacCTACAAACACGAAATATAAGAAGATCAACAAGCGTTTAGAGCAGATAGTCAGCCGCTATAATCCTGACGATAAAATCACCTTTCTTAGATCTATtggttataatgtacatattttctaa